The Canis aureus isolate CA01 chromosome 9, VMU_Caureus_v.1.0, whole genome shotgun sequence genome has a segment encoding these proteins:
- the ADCY4 gene encoding adenylate cyclase type 4 isoform X8: MARLFSARPPPSEDLFYETYYSLSQQYPLLLLLLGIVLCALLAVLAVASASGRDLASDPGFLITVLCALGGFSLLLGLASCEQRLQRWTRPLSGLVWAALLGLGHGFLFTGGLVSAWDQVSFFLFVIFTVYAMLPLGMRDATAAGLASSLSHLVVLGLYLGPQPDSQPALLPQLAANAVLFLCGNVAGAYHKALMERALRATFREALRSLHSRRRLDTEKKHQEHLLLSILPAYLAREMKAEIMARLQAGQGSRPESTNNFHSLYVKRHQGVSVLYADIVGFTRLASECSPKELVLMLNELFGKFDQIAKVRGGLPPYPGPFKCSTLESPFQGKLLTPKIPVPFQSPCIPMEDIPMEVGNPLKQPQEHECMRIKILGDCYYCVSGLPLSLPDHAINCVRMGLDMCRAIRKLRAATGVDINMRVGVHSGSVLCGVIGLQKWQYDVWSHDVTLANHMEAGGVPGRVHITGATLALLAGAYAVEDAAMEHRDPYLRELGEPTYLVIDPRAEEEDEKGTAGGLLSSLEGPKMRPSVLMTRYLESWGAAKPFAHLSHLESPVSTSTPLPEKTLASFSPQWSLDRSRTPRGLDDDLDTGDAKFFQVIEQLNSQKQWKQSKDFNPLTLYFREKELEKEYRLSALPAFKYYAACTFLVFISNFVIQMLVTNRPPALAITYSITFFLFLLLLFVCFSEHLTRCVLKGPKMLHWLPTLSGLVATRPGLRIALGTATILLVFVMAVTSLFFLPAASNCPFRAPNVSSVAFNLSWELPGSLPLISIPYSMHCCVLGFLSCSLFLHMSFELKLLLLLLWLGASCSLFLHSHAWLSDCLISHLYPDPLDSRPGVLKEPKLMGAISFFIFFFTLLVLARQNEYYCRLDFLWKKKLRQEQEETETMENLTRLLLENVLPAHVAPQFIGQNRRNEDLYHQSYECVCVLFASVPDFKEFYSESNINHEGLECLRLLNEIIADFDEAWGWASEREEGESKKAWGHSLLSVQLLSKPKFSGVEKIKTIGSTYMAATGLNATSGQDAQQDDERSCSHLGTMVEFAVALGSKLDVINKHSFNNFRLRG; encoded by the exons ATGGCCCGCCTCTTCAGTGCCCGGCCGCCCCCCAGCGAAGACCTCTTCTACGAGACCTACTACAGCCTGAGCCAGCAGTacccgctgctgctgctgctgctggggatCGTGCTCTGCGCGCTCCTGGCCGTGCTGGCTGTCGCCTCCGCCAGCGGCAGG GATCTAGCCTCAGACCCAGGCTTCCTGATCACTGTGCTGTGTGCGCTCGGCGGCTTCTCACTGCTGCTGGGCCTGGCATCCTGCGAGCAACGGCTACAGCGCTGGACCCGTCCCCTGTCCGGCCTCGTGTGGGCAGCGCTCCTGGGGCTGGGCCATGGCTTCCTCTTCACTGGGGGCCTGGTGAGCGCCTGGGACCAG GTGtcctttttcctctttgtcaTCTTCACCGTGTATGCCATGTTGCCCTTGGGTATGCGGGATGCCACCGCCGCGGGCCTTGCCTCATCACTCTCCCACCTGGTGGTCCTTGGGCTGTACCTTGGGCCTCAGCCGGACTCCCAGCCCGCGCTACTGCCGCAG CTGGCAGCAAACGCGGTGTTGTTCCTGTGTGGGAATGTGGCCGGAGCGTACCACAAGGCGCTGATGGAGCGTGCGCTGCGCGCCACATTCCGGGAGGCACTTCGTTCGCTGCATTCGCGCCGGCGGCTGGACACGGAGAAGAAGCACCAG GAACACCTTCTCTTGTCCATCCTTCCTGCCTACTTGGCTCgagagatgaaggcagagatcatgGCCCGGCTTCAGGCTGGACAGGGGTCACGGCCAGAGAGCACCAACAACTTCCATAGCCTCTATGTCAAGAGACACCAAGGAGTTAG CGTGCTCTATGCTGACATCGTGGGCTTCACACGACTGGCCAGTGAGTGCTCCCCTAAGGAGTTGGTGCTCATGCTCAACGAGCTCTTTGGCAAGTTCGACCAGATTGCCAAGGTCAGAGGGGGCCTCCCTCCCTACCCAGGGCCCTTCAAATGCTCCACCCTGGAGAGCCCCTTCCAAGGGAAACTCCTGACACCTAAGATCCCAGTCCCATTTCAGAGCCCATGTATCCCAATGGAAGATATTCCAATGGAAGTAGGAAACCCTCTCAAACAACCCCAG GAGCATGAATGCATGCGGATCAAGATCCTGGGAGACTGTTACTACTGTGTCTCTGGGCTACCGCTCTCCCTGCCAGACCACGCCATCAACTGTGTGCGCATGGGGCTGGACATGTGCCGGGCCATCAG GAAACTCCGGGCAGCCACCGGCGTGGACATCAACATGCGTGTGGGGGTGCATTCAGGCAGTGTGCTCTGCGGAGTCATCGGGCTGCAGAAGTGGCAGTATGATGTCTGGTCCCATGATGTCACCCTGGCCAACCACATGGAGGCGGGTGGCGTGCCAGG AAGAGTACATATTACAGGAGCTACCCTGGCCCTGCTGGCAGGGGCTTATGCTGTGGAGGACGCAGCCATGGAACACCGAGACCCATACCTTCGGGAGCTAGGGGAGCCTACCTACCTAGTCATCGATCCCCGG GCTGAGGAAGAGGATGAGAAGGGCACTGCAGGAGGGTTGCTATCCTCTCTCGAGGGCCCCAAAATGCGTCCCTCAGTGCTGATGACCCGCTACCTGGAGTCCTGGGGCGCAGCCAAGCCTTTTgcccacctgagccacctagagaGCCCCGTGTccacctccacccctctcccG GAGAAGACGCTGGCCTCCTTCAGCCCCCAGTGGAGCCTGGACCG GAGCCGTACCCCCCGGGGACTAGATGATGACCTGGACACTGGGGACGCCAAGTTCTTCCAGGTCATCGaacagctcaactctcagaa ACAGTGGAAGCAGTCAAAGGACTTCAACCCACTGACACTGTACTTCAGagagaaggagctggagaaagag TATCGACTCTCTGCACTCCCTGCCTTCAAATACTATGCAGCCTGCACCTTCCTGGTTTTCATCTCCAATTTTGTCATCCAGATGCTGGTGACCAACAG GCCTCCAGCTCTGGCCATCACCTATAGTAtcaccttcttcctcttcctcctcctcctcttcgtcTGCTTCTCAGAACACCTGACG AGGTGTGTCTTGAAAGGCCCCAAGATGCTGCACTGGCTGCCCACACTGTCTGGCTTGGTGGCCACCCGGCCTGGACTGCGAATTGCCCTGGGCACTGCCACCATCCTCCTCGTTTTTGTCATGGCTGTTACCAGCCTG TTCTTCTTACCGGCAGCATCGAACTGTCCTTTCCGGGCTCCCAATGTGTCCTCCGTGGCTTTCAACCTCTCCTGGGAACtccctgggtccctgcctctcaTCAGCATCCCA TACTCTATGCACTGCTGCGTGCTGGGGTTCCTGTCCTGCTCCCTCTTCCTGCACATGAGCTTCGAGCTGAagttgctgctgcttctgctgtgGCTGGgggcctcctgctccctcttcctgCACTCCCATGCCTGGCTGTCCGACTGCCTCATCTCCCACCTCTATCCGGATCCCTTGGACTCCAG GCCAGGGGTACTGAAGGAGCCCAAACTGATGGGAGCTatctccttcttcatcttcttcttcacCCTCCTTGTCCTGGCTCGGCAG AATGAGTATTACTGCCGCCTGGACTTCCTGTGGAAGAAGAAGCTgcggcaggagcaggaggagacaGAGACAATGGAGAACCTGACTCGGCTGCTGTTGGAGAACGTGCTCCCTGCTCACGTGGCCCCCCAGTTCATTGGTCAGAACCGGCGCAACGAG GACCTCTACCACCAGTCCTACGAGTGTGTCTGTGTCCTCTTCGCCTCAGTTCCAGACTTTAAGGAGTTTTACTCTGAATCCAACATCAACCACGAGGGTCTAGAGTGCCTGCGGCTGCTCAATGAGATAATTGCTGATTTTGATGAG gcctggggctgggcttctgagagggaggagggagagagcaagaaagccTGGGGACACAGCCTCCTTTCTGTACAGCTGCTCTCAAAGCCCAAGTTTAGTGGGGTGGAGAAGATCAAAACCATTGGCAGCACCTACATGGCAGCTACAGGCTTAAATGCCACCTCTGGACAGGACGCACAGCAG GATGATGAGCGAAGCTGCAGCCACCTGGGCACCATGGTGGAGTTTGCAGTGGCCCTTGGATCAAAGCTGGATGTCATCAATAAGCACTCATTTAACAACTTCCGCTTACGT
- the ADCY4 gene encoding adenylate cyclase type 4 isoform X5: MARLFSARPPPSEDLFYETYYSLSQQYPLLLLLLGIVLCALLAVLAVASASGRDLASDPGFLITVLCALGGFSLLLGLASCEQRLQRWTRPLSGLVWAALLGLGHGFLFTGGLVSAWDQVSFFLFVIFTVYAMLPLGMRDATAAGLASSLSHLVVLGLYLGPQPDSQPALLPQLAANAVLFLCGNVAGAYHKALMERALRATFREALRSLHSRRRLDTEKKHQEHLLLSILPAYLAREMKAEIMARLQAGQGSRPESTNNFHSLYVKRHQGVSVLYADIVGFTRLASECSPKELVLMLNELFGKFDQIAKEHECMRIKILGDCYYCVSGLPLSLPDHAINCVRMGLDMCRAIRKLRAATGVDINMRVGVHSGSVLCGVIGLQKWQYDVWSHDVTLANHMEAGGVPGRVHITGATLALLAGAYAVEDAAMEHRDPYLRELGEPTYLVIDPRAEEEDEKGTAGGLLSSLEGPKMRPSVLMTRYLESWGAAKPFAHLSHLESPVSTSTPLPEKTLASFSPQWSLDRSRTPRGLDDDLDTGDAKFFQVIEQLNSQKQWKQSKDFNPLTLYFREKELEKEYRLSALPAFKYYAACTFLVFISNFVIQMLVTNRPPALAITYSITFFLFLLLLFVCFSEHLTRCVLKGPKMLHWLPTLSGLVATRPGLRIALGTATILLVFVMAVTSLFFLPAASNCPFRAPNVSSVAFNLSWELPGSLPLISIPYSMHCCVLGFLSCSLFLHMSFELKLLLLLLWLGASCSLFLHSHAWLSDCLISHLYPDPLDSRPGVLKEPKLMGAISFFIFFFTLLVLARQNEYYCRLDFLWKKKLRQEQEETETMENLTRLLLENVLPAHVAPQFIGQNRRNEDLYHQSYECVCVLFASVPDFKEFYSESNINHEGLECLRLLNEIIADFDEAWGWASEREEGESKKAWGHSLLSVQLLSKPKFSGVEKIKTIGSTYMAATGLNATSGQDAQQDDERSCSHLGTMVEFAVALGSKLDVINKHSFNNFRLRVGLNHGPVVAGVIGAQKPQYDIWGNTVNVASRMESTGVLGKIQVTEETAQVLQSLGYTCYSRGIIKVKGKGQLCTYFLNTDLTRTGPPSATLG; this comes from the exons ATGGCCCGCCTCTTCAGTGCCCGGCCGCCCCCCAGCGAAGACCTCTTCTACGAGACCTACTACAGCCTGAGCCAGCAGTacccgctgctgctgctgctgctggggatCGTGCTCTGCGCGCTCCTGGCCGTGCTGGCTGTCGCCTCCGCCAGCGGCAGG GATCTAGCCTCAGACCCAGGCTTCCTGATCACTGTGCTGTGTGCGCTCGGCGGCTTCTCACTGCTGCTGGGCCTGGCATCCTGCGAGCAACGGCTACAGCGCTGGACCCGTCCCCTGTCCGGCCTCGTGTGGGCAGCGCTCCTGGGGCTGGGCCATGGCTTCCTCTTCACTGGGGGCCTGGTGAGCGCCTGGGACCAG GTGtcctttttcctctttgtcaTCTTCACCGTGTATGCCATGTTGCCCTTGGGTATGCGGGATGCCACCGCCGCGGGCCTTGCCTCATCACTCTCCCACCTGGTGGTCCTTGGGCTGTACCTTGGGCCTCAGCCGGACTCCCAGCCCGCGCTACTGCCGCAG CTGGCAGCAAACGCGGTGTTGTTCCTGTGTGGGAATGTGGCCGGAGCGTACCACAAGGCGCTGATGGAGCGTGCGCTGCGCGCCACATTCCGGGAGGCACTTCGTTCGCTGCATTCGCGCCGGCGGCTGGACACGGAGAAGAAGCACCAG GAACACCTTCTCTTGTCCATCCTTCCTGCCTACTTGGCTCgagagatgaaggcagagatcatgGCCCGGCTTCAGGCTGGACAGGGGTCACGGCCAGAGAGCACCAACAACTTCCATAGCCTCTATGTCAAGAGACACCAAGGAGTTAG CGTGCTCTATGCTGACATCGTGGGCTTCACACGACTGGCCAGTGAGTGCTCCCCTAAGGAGTTGGTGCTCATGCTCAACGAGCTCTTTGGCAAGTTCGACCAGATTGCCAAG GAGCATGAATGCATGCGGATCAAGATCCTGGGAGACTGTTACTACTGTGTCTCTGGGCTACCGCTCTCCCTGCCAGACCACGCCATCAACTGTGTGCGCATGGGGCTGGACATGTGCCGGGCCATCAG GAAACTCCGGGCAGCCACCGGCGTGGACATCAACATGCGTGTGGGGGTGCATTCAGGCAGTGTGCTCTGCGGAGTCATCGGGCTGCAGAAGTGGCAGTATGATGTCTGGTCCCATGATGTCACCCTGGCCAACCACATGGAGGCGGGTGGCGTGCCAGG AAGAGTACATATTACAGGAGCTACCCTGGCCCTGCTGGCAGGGGCTTATGCTGTGGAGGACGCAGCCATGGAACACCGAGACCCATACCTTCGGGAGCTAGGGGAGCCTACCTACCTAGTCATCGATCCCCGG GCTGAGGAAGAGGATGAGAAGGGCACTGCAGGAGGGTTGCTATCCTCTCTCGAGGGCCCCAAAATGCGTCCCTCAGTGCTGATGACCCGCTACCTGGAGTCCTGGGGCGCAGCCAAGCCTTTTgcccacctgagccacctagagaGCCCCGTGTccacctccacccctctcccG GAGAAGACGCTGGCCTCCTTCAGCCCCCAGTGGAGCCTGGACCG GAGCCGTACCCCCCGGGGACTAGATGATGACCTGGACACTGGGGACGCCAAGTTCTTCCAGGTCATCGaacagctcaactctcagaa ACAGTGGAAGCAGTCAAAGGACTTCAACCCACTGACACTGTACTTCAGagagaaggagctggagaaagag TATCGACTCTCTGCACTCCCTGCCTTCAAATACTATGCAGCCTGCACCTTCCTGGTTTTCATCTCCAATTTTGTCATCCAGATGCTGGTGACCAACAG GCCTCCAGCTCTGGCCATCACCTATAGTAtcaccttcttcctcttcctcctcctcctcttcgtcTGCTTCTCAGAACACCTGACG AGGTGTGTCTTGAAAGGCCCCAAGATGCTGCACTGGCTGCCCACACTGTCTGGCTTGGTGGCCACCCGGCCTGGACTGCGAATTGCCCTGGGCACTGCCACCATCCTCCTCGTTTTTGTCATGGCTGTTACCAGCCTG TTCTTCTTACCGGCAGCATCGAACTGTCCTTTCCGGGCTCCCAATGTGTCCTCCGTGGCTTTCAACCTCTCCTGGGAACtccctgggtccctgcctctcaTCAGCATCCCA TACTCTATGCACTGCTGCGTGCTGGGGTTCCTGTCCTGCTCCCTCTTCCTGCACATGAGCTTCGAGCTGAagttgctgctgcttctgctgtgGCTGGgggcctcctgctccctcttcctgCACTCCCATGCCTGGCTGTCCGACTGCCTCATCTCCCACCTCTATCCGGATCCCTTGGACTCCAG GCCAGGGGTACTGAAGGAGCCCAAACTGATGGGAGCTatctccttcttcatcttcttcttcacCCTCCTTGTCCTGGCTCGGCAG AATGAGTATTACTGCCGCCTGGACTTCCTGTGGAAGAAGAAGCTgcggcaggagcaggaggagacaGAGACAATGGAGAACCTGACTCGGCTGCTGTTGGAGAACGTGCTCCCTGCTCACGTGGCCCCCCAGTTCATTGGTCAGAACCGGCGCAACGAG GACCTCTACCACCAGTCCTACGAGTGTGTCTGTGTCCTCTTCGCCTCAGTTCCAGACTTTAAGGAGTTTTACTCTGAATCCAACATCAACCACGAGGGTCTAGAGTGCCTGCGGCTGCTCAATGAGATAATTGCTGATTTTGATGAG gcctggggctgggcttctgagagggaggagggagagagcaagaaagccTGGGGACACAGCCTCCTTTCTGTACAGCTGCTCTCAAAGCCCAAGTTTAGTGGGGTGGAGAAGATCAAAACCATTGGCAGCACCTACATGGCAGCTACAGGCTTAAATGCCACCTCTGGACAGGACGCACAGCAG GATGATGAGCGAAGCTGCAGCCACCTGGGCACCATGGTGGAGTTTGCAGTGGCCCTTGGATCAAAGCTGGATGTCATCAATAAGCACTCATTTAACAACTTCCGCTTACGTGTGG
- the ADCY4 gene encoding adenylate cyclase type 4 isoform X3, whose translation MARLFSARPPPSEDLFYETYYSLSQQYPLLLLLLGIVLCALLAVLAVASASGRDLASDPGFLITVLCALGGFSLLLGLASCEQRLQRWTRPLSGLVWAALLGLGHGFLFTGGLVSAWDQVSFFLFVIFTVYAMLPLGMRDATAAGLASSLSHLVVLGLYLGPQPDSQPALLPQLAANAVLFLCGNVAGAYHKALMERALRATFREALRSLHSRRRLDTEKKHQEHLLLSILPAYLAREMKAEIMARLQAGQGSRPESTNNFHSLYVKRHQGVSVLYADIVGFTRLASECSPKELVLMLNELFGKFDQIAKVRGGLPPYPGPFKCSTLESPFQGKLLTPKIPVPFQSPCIPMEDIPMEVGNPLKQPQEHECMRIKILGDCYYCVSGLPLSLPDHAINCVRMGLDMCRAIRKLRAATGVDINMRVGVHSGSVLCGVIGLQKWQYDVWSHDVTLANHMEAGGVPGRVHITGATLALLAGAYAVEDAAMEHRDPYLRELGEPTYLVIDPRAEEEDEKGTAGGLLSSLEGPKMRPSVLMTRYLESWGAAKPFAHLSHLESPVSTSTPLPEKTLASFSPQWSLDRQWKQSKDFNPLTLYFREKELEKEYRLSALPAFKYYAACTFLVFISNFVIQMLVTNRPPALAITYSITFFLFLLLLFVCFSEHLTRCVLKGPKMLHWLPTLSGLVATRPGLRIALGTATILLVFVMAVTSLFFLPAASNCPFRAPNVSSVAFNLSWELPGSLPLISIPYSMHCCVLGFLSCSLFLHMSFELKLLLLLLWLGASCSLFLHSHAWLSDCLISHLYPDPLDSRPGVLKEPKLMGAISFFIFFFTLLVLARQNEYYCRLDFLWKKKLRQEQEETETMENLTRLLLENVLPAHVAPQFIGQNRRNEDLYHQSYECVCVLFASVPDFKEFYSESNINHEGLECLRLLNEIIADFDEAWGWASEREEGESKKAWGHSLLSVQLLSKPKFSGVEKIKTIGSTYMAATGLNATSGQDAQQDDERSCSHLGTMVEFAVALGSKLDVINKHSFNNFRLRVGLNHGPVVAGVIGAQKPQYDIWGNTVNVASRMESTGVLGKIQVTEETAQVLQSLGYTCYSRGIIKVKGKGQLCTYFLNTDLTRTGPPSATLG comes from the exons ATGGCCCGCCTCTTCAGTGCCCGGCCGCCCCCCAGCGAAGACCTCTTCTACGAGACCTACTACAGCCTGAGCCAGCAGTacccgctgctgctgctgctgctggggatCGTGCTCTGCGCGCTCCTGGCCGTGCTGGCTGTCGCCTCCGCCAGCGGCAGG GATCTAGCCTCAGACCCAGGCTTCCTGATCACTGTGCTGTGTGCGCTCGGCGGCTTCTCACTGCTGCTGGGCCTGGCATCCTGCGAGCAACGGCTACAGCGCTGGACCCGTCCCCTGTCCGGCCTCGTGTGGGCAGCGCTCCTGGGGCTGGGCCATGGCTTCCTCTTCACTGGGGGCCTGGTGAGCGCCTGGGACCAG GTGtcctttttcctctttgtcaTCTTCACCGTGTATGCCATGTTGCCCTTGGGTATGCGGGATGCCACCGCCGCGGGCCTTGCCTCATCACTCTCCCACCTGGTGGTCCTTGGGCTGTACCTTGGGCCTCAGCCGGACTCCCAGCCCGCGCTACTGCCGCAG CTGGCAGCAAACGCGGTGTTGTTCCTGTGTGGGAATGTGGCCGGAGCGTACCACAAGGCGCTGATGGAGCGTGCGCTGCGCGCCACATTCCGGGAGGCACTTCGTTCGCTGCATTCGCGCCGGCGGCTGGACACGGAGAAGAAGCACCAG GAACACCTTCTCTTGTCCATCCTTCCTGCCTACTTGGCTCgagagatgaaggcagagatcatgGCCCGGCTTCAGGCTGGACAGGGGTCACGGCCAGAGAGCACCAACAACTTCCATAGCCTCTATGTCAAGAGACACCAAGGAGTTAG CGTGCTCTATGCTGACATCGTGGGCTTCACACGACTGGCCAGTGAGTGCTCCCCTAAGGAGTTGGTGCTCATGCTCAACGAGCTCTTTGGCAAGTTCGACCAGATTGCCAAGGTCAGAGGGGGCCTCCCTCCCTACCCAGGGCCCTTCAAATGCTCCACCCTGGAGAGCCCCTTCCAAGGGAAACTCCTGACACCTAAGATCCCAGTCCCATTTCAGAGCCCATGTATCCCAATGGAAGATATTCCAATGGAAGTAGGAAACCCTCTCAAACAACCCCAG GAGCATGAATGCATGCGGATCAAGATCCTGGGAGACTGTTACTACTGTGTCTCTGGGCTACCGCTCTCCCTGCCAGACCACGCCATCAACTGTGTGCGCATGGGGCTGGACATGTGCCGGGCCATCAG GAAACTCCGGGCAGCCACCGGCGTGGACATCAACATGCGTGTGGGGGTGCATTCAGGCAGTGTGCTCTGCGGAGTCATCGGGCTGCAGAAGTGGCAGTATGATGTCTGGTCCCATGATGTCACCCTGGCCAACCACATGGAGGCGGGTGGCGTGCCAGG AAGAGTACATATTACAGGAGCTACCCTGGCCCTGCTGGCAGGGGCTTATGCTGTGGAGGACGCAGCCATGGAACACCGAGACCCATACCTTCGGGAGCTAGGGGAGCCTACCTACCTAGTCATCGATCCCCGG GCTGAGGAAGAGGATGAGAAGGGCACTGCAGGAGGGTTGCTATCCTCTCTCGAGGGCCCCAAAATGCGTCCCTCAGTGCTGATGACCCGCTACCTGGAGTCCTGGGGCGCAGCCAAGCCTTTTgcccacctgagccacctagagaGCCCCGTGTccacctccacccctctcccG GAGAAGACGCTGGCCTCCTTCAGCCCCCAGTGGAGCCTGGACCG ACAGTGGAAGCAGTCAAAGGACTTCAACCCACTGACACTGTACTTCAGagagaaggagctggagaaagag TATCGACTCTCTGCACTCCCTGCCTTCAAATACTATGCAGCCTGCACCTTCCTGGTTTTCATCTCCAATTTTGTCATCCAGATGCTGGTGACCAACAG GCCTCCAGCTCTGGCCATCACCTATAGTAtcaccttcttcctcttcctcctcctcctcttcgtcTGCTTCTCAGAACACCTGACG AGGTGTGTCTTGAAAGGCCCCAAGATGCTGCACTGGCTGCCCACACTGTCTGGCTTGGTGGCCACCCGGCCTGGACTGCGAATTGCCCTGGGCACTGCCACCATCCTCCTCGTTTTTGTCATGGCTGTTACCAGCCTG TTCTTCTTACCGGCAGCATCGAACTGTCCTTTCCGGGCTCCCAATGTGTCCTCCGTGGCTTTCAACCTCTCCTGGGAACtccctgggtccctgcctctcaTCAGCATCCCA TACTCTATGCACTGCTGCGTGCTGGGGTTCCTGTCCTGCTCCCTCTTCCTGCACATGAGCTTCGAGCTGAagttgctgctgcttctgctgtgGCTGGgggcctcctgctccctcttcctgCACTCCCATGCCTGGCTGTCCGACTGCCTCATCTCCCACCTCTATCCGGATCCCTTGGACTCCAG GCCAGGGGTACTGAAGGAGCCCAAACTGATGGGAGCTatctccttcttcatcttcttcttcacCCTCCTTGTCCTGGCTCGGCAG AATGAGTATTACTGCCGCCTGGACTTCCTGTGGAAGAAGAAGCTgcggcaggagcaggaggagacaGAGACAATGGAGAACCTGACTCGGCTGCTGTTGGAGAACGTGCTCCCTGCTCACGTGGCCCCCCAGTTCATTGGTCAGAACCGGCGCAACGAG GACCTCTACCACCAGTCCTACGAGTGTGTCTGTGTCCTCTTCGCCTCAGTTCCAGACTTTAAGGAGTTTTACTCTGAATCCAACATCAACCACGAGGGTCTAGAGTGCCTGCGGCTGCTCAATGAGATAATTGCTGATTTTGATGAG gcctggggctgggcttctgagagggaggagggagagagcaagaaagccTGGGGACACAGCCTCCTTTCTGTACAGCTGCTCTCAAAGCCCAAGTTTAGTGGGGTGGAGAAGATCAAAACCATTGGCAGCACCTACATGGCAGCTACAGGCTTAAATGCCACCTCTGGACAGGACGCACAGCAG GATGATGAGCGAAGCTGCAGCCACCTGGGCACCATGGTGGAGTTTGCAGTGGCCCTTGGATCAAAGCTGGATGTCATCAATAAGCACTCATTTAACAACTTCCGCTTACGTGTGG